From a region of the Candidatus Pelagibacter sp. FZCC0015 genome:
- a CDS encoding peptidylprolyl isomerase produces MMHKIYFKKGFLIFFIFSIFFSNLLTAKENKILFKVNNEIITSLDLLNEINYLKIVNKEFNNTDNITSYEIAKNSIIREKIKQIEILKYIDEIKIDEKVLNDIILNNFNYLNIKSMTDFHQFFLTQNIEPSLIKQKISIEIIWNQLIFSKFNNKVKINIDEIKNKLINEKQNELFLSEILFDLKEGEKLDEKFKLIKKTINEKGFAQAVLIYSISDTAKNNGQLGWIKETLINKNILKNLINVNSGDFSEPIVVPGGFLILKIGDKRIIKEKINLEKEFDKILKEKRNQQLNQLSNIYFNKIKKDFSINEL; encoded by the coding sequence ATGATGCACAAGATCTACTTTAAGAAAGGTTTTTTAATTTTTTTTATTTTTAGTATTTTTTTTAGCAATTTATTAACTGCTAAAGAAAATAAAATATTATTTAAAGTAAATAATGAGATAATCACAAGTCTAGATTTGTTAAATGAAATTAATTATTTAAAAATTGTTAATAAAGAATTTAACAATACTGATAATATTACTTCATACGAAATTGCAAAAAACTCAATTATAAGAGAAAAAATAAAACAAATTGAAATTTTAAAATACATAGATGAAATTAAAATAGATGAGAAGGTATTAAACGATATTATTTTAAATAACTTTAATTACTTAAACATAAAATCGATGACTGATTTTCATCAGTTTTTTTTAACACAAAATATTGAACCATCATTAATTAAACAAAAAATAAGTATTGAAATAATTTGGAACCAATTAATTTTTAGTAAATTTAACAATAAAGTTAAAATAAATATAGATGAAATTAAAAATAAATTAATTAATGAAAAACAAAATGAGTTATTTTTATCAGAAATTTTATTTGATTTAAAAGAAGGAGAAAAGTTAGATGAAAAGTTTAAATTGATCAAAAAAACAATTAACGAAAAAGGATTTGCGCAAGCCGTTCTAATTTATAGTATTTCAGATACAGCAAAGAATAATGGGCAACTTGGATGGATAAAAGAAACTTTAATAAACAAAAATATCTTAAAAAATTTAATTAATGTTAATTCTGGAGACTTTTCTGAACCAATTGTGGTTCCTGGAGGTTTTTTAATACTAAAAATTGGGGACAAAAGAATAATTAAAGAAAAAATTAATTTAGAAAAAGAATTTGATAAAATATTGAAAGAAAAAAGAAACCAACAATTAAATCAATTATCAAATATATATTTTAATAAAATCAAGAAAGATTTCTCAATTAATGAATTATAA